In Rattus norvegicus strain BN/NHsdMcwi chromosome 1, GRCr8, whole genome shotgun sequence, a genomic segment contains:
- the Gp2 gene encoding pancreatic secretory granule membrane major glycoprotein GP2 precursor: MKRMVACDLLWLAAASCLLTLVFPSTTHQGYGNPRNTSNVDLDCGAPGSSSAGICFDPCQNHTVLNDPSRSTENTVSSEECDSHLRGWYRFVGDGGVKMPETCVNVYRCHTYAPMWLSESHPILGDGIVNRTACANWNENCCFWSSEVQVKACLGESGEYHVYKLQGTPECSLRYCTDPSTAPKKCEIACRPEEECVFQNNSWTCVCRQDLNVSDPQSLQPLLDCGANEIKVKLDKCLLGGLGFKEDIITYLNDRNCRGTMKDEPNNWVSTTSPVVANDCGNILENNGTHAIYRNTLSLATDFIIRDFLVNVNFQCAYPLDMNVSLQTALQPIVSSLNVDVGGAGEFTVTMALFQDQSYTHPYEGSKVLLPVENILYVGVLLNRGDTSRFKLLLTNCYATPSGDRNDIVKYFIIRNRCPNQRDSTINVEENGVSSESRFSVQMFMFAGNYDLVFLHCEVYLCDSTTEQCQPSCSTSRLRSSEPAIDLTRVLDIGPITKKSVQNPDTSNGTPRSTGFLLAWPTFFLPVFLAWLF, from the exons ATGAAAAGGATGGTGGCTTGTGACCTGCTGTGGCTGGCTGCAGCCTCCTGCCTTCTGACACTGGTATTTCCATCTACAACACATCAAG GTTATGGAAACCCCAGAAACACCTCCAATGTGGACTTGGACTGTGGAGCCCCCGGCTCATCAAGTGCTGGCATCTGCTTTGACCCCTGCCAGAATCACACCGTCCTGAATGATCCCTCCAGAAGCACAGAGAACACGGTGTCATCGGAGGAGTGTGATAGTCACCTGAGGGGCTGGTACCGCTTTGTGGGTGATGGGGGAGTGAAGATGCCAGAGACCTGTGTGAATGTGTACCGGTGCCACACCTATGCTCCCATGTGGCTGAGTGAATCACACCCCATCCTTGGAGATGGCATTGTCAACCGCACAGCCTGTGCCAACTGGAATGAAAATTGTTGTTTCTGGAGTTCTGAGGTCCAGGTGAAGGCCTGTTTGGGAGAATCAGGAGAATATCACGTGTACAAGTTACAGGGCACCCCTGAATGCAGTCTGAGATACTGTACAG ACCCCTCCACCGCACCGAAAAAGTGTGAGATTGCTTGTCGTCCTGAGGAGGAATGTGTATTCCAAAATAACAGCTGGACCTGTGTCTGTAGGCAAGACCTCAATGTTTCTG ACCCTCAGAGTTTGCAGCCTCTTCTGGACTGTGGGGCTAATGAGATCAAGGTGAAGCTGGACAAGTGTTTGCTGGGAGGTCTGGGTTTCAAGGAGGACATCATCACCTACCTGAATGACCGGAACTGCAGAGGTACCATGAAAGATGAGCCCAACAACTGGGTGTCCACGACCAGCCCTGTTGTGGCTAATGACTGTGGGAACATCCTGGAG AACAATGGGACCCATGCCATCTATAGAAACACCCTCTCCTTGGCCACTGATTTCATTATCAGGGACTTCCTTGTCAACGTCAACTTCCAGTGTGCCTACCCTCTGGACATGAATGTCAGTCTCCAAACTGCACTCCAGCCCATCGTAAG TTCCCTGAATGTTGATGTGGGTGGAGCAGGAGAGTTCACTGTTACGATGGCACTCTTCCAAGACCAAAGCTACACACACCCTTATGAAGGAAGCAAAGTGTTGCTTCCAGTGGAGAATATACTCTACGTGGGCGTCCTCTTGAATAGGGGTGATACCTCCAGGTTCAAACTGTTGCTGACCAACTGCTATGCCACCCCTTCAGGAGACAGGAATGACATTGTGAAGTACTTCATCATCAGGAACAG ATGCCCAAACCAACGTGATTCCACCATCAATGTGGAGGAGAATGGGGTGTCCTCGGAAAGCCGATTTTCAGTGCAGATGTTCATGTTTGCTGGAAATTATGACCTAGTTTTCCTGCATTGTGAGGTTTACCTGTGTGACTCCACTACTGAACAGTGTCAACCA TCTTGCTCTACAAGTCGACTTCGCAGTAGTGAACCAGCCATCGACTTAACTCGGGTTCTGGATATAGGACCCATCACTAAGAAAA GTGTTCAGAATCCTGATACCTCCAACGGGACTCCCCGAAGTACAG GGTTCCTGTTGGCCTGGCCCACGTTCTTCCTGCCTGTCTTCCTGGCCTGGCtgttctga
- the Umod gene encoding uromodulin isoform X1, with the protein MGQLLSLTWLLLVMVVTPWFTVAGANDSPEARRCSECHDNATCVLDGVVTTCSCQAGFTGDGLVCEDIDECATPWTHNCSNSICMNTLGSYECSCQDGFRLTPGLGCIDVNECTEQGLSNCHSLATCVNTEGSYSCVCPKGYRGDGWYCECSPGSCEPGLDCLPQGPSGKLVCQDPCNVYETLTEYWRSTDYGAGYSCDSDMHGWYRFTGQGGVRMAETCVPVLRCNTAAPMWLNGSHPSSREGIVSRTACAHWSDHCCLWSTEIQVKACPGGFYVYNLTEPPECNLAYCTDPSSVEGTCEECGVDEDCVSDNGRWRCQCKQDFNITDVSLLEHRLECEANEIKISLSKCQLQSLGFMKVFMYLNDRQCSGFSERGERDWMSIVTPARDGPCGTVLRRNETHATYSNTLYLASEIIIRDINIRINFECSYPLDMKVSLKTSLQPMVSALNISLGGTGKFTVQMALFQNPTYTQPYQGPSVMLSTEAFLYVGTMLDGGDLSRFVLLMTNCYATPSSNSTDPVKYFIIQDRCPHTEDTTIQVTENGESSQARFSIQMFRFAGNSDLVYLHCEVYLCDTMSEQCKPTCSGTRYRSGNFIDQTRVLNLGPITRQGVQASVSKAASSNLGFLSIWLLLFLSATLTLMVH; encoded by the exons ATGGGGCAGCTGCTCTCTTTGACCTGGCTGCTGCTGGTTATGGTGGTAACTCCCTGGTTCACTGTAGCTGGAGCCAATGACTCACCAGAagcaa GAAGGTGTTCTGAATGCCACGACAATGCCACCTGTGTGTTGGATGGGGTGGTCACCACATGCTCCTGCCAGGCAGGCTTCACTGGAGATGGGCTGGTGTGTGAGGACATAGATGAGTGTGCCACCCCGTGGACTCACAACTGCTCCAACAGCATCTGCATGAACACACTGGGCTCCTACGAGTGCTCCTGTCAGGATGGCTTTCGTCTGACGCCTGGGCTGGGCTGCATTGATGTGAATGAGTGCACAGAGCAGGGGCTCAGTAACTGTCATTCCCTGGCTACCTGTGTCAACACGGAAGGCAGCTACTCATGCGTGTGTCCCAAGGGCTATAGAGGGGATGGTTGGTACTGTGAGTGCTCCCCTGGCTCCTGTGAGCCAGGGCTGGACTGCTTGCCTCAGGGTCCCAGTGGAAAGCTGGTGTGCCAAGACCCCTGCAATGTCTATGAAACCCTGACTGAGTACTGGCGCAGCACAGACTATGGTGCCGGCTACTCCTGTGACTCAGATATGCACGGCTGGTACCGGTTCACAGGCCAGGGTGGCGTTCGCATGGCTGAGACCTGTGTGCCCGTACTGAGGTGCAACACGGCTGCACCCATGTGGCTCAATGGCTCGCATCCTTCGAGCAGAGAGGGCATTGTGAGCCGCACAGCCTGCGCACACTGGAGCGACCACTGCTGCCTGTGGTCCACAGAGATCCAGGTGAAGGCCTGCCCTGGTGGCTTCTATGTTTACAACTTGACAGAGCCCCCTGAGTGCAATCTGGCTTACTGCACCG ATCCTAGCTCCGTGGAGGGGACTTGCGAAGAATGCGGGGTAGATGAAGACTGCGTATCTGATAACGGCAGATGGCGCTGCCAGTGTAAACAGGACTTCAACATTACAG ATGTCTCCCTCCTGGAGCACAGGCTGGAGTGTGAGGCCAATGAAATCAAGATATCCCTCAGCAAGTGCCAGCTACAGAGTTTGGGCTTTATGAAGGTCTTCATGTACCTGAATGACAGACAGTGCTCAGGCTTCAGTGAGAGGGGTGAACGAGACTGGATGTCCATAGTGACTCCTGCCAGGGATGGTCCCTGTGGGACAGTATTGAGG AGAAATGAAACCCACGCCACCTACAGCAACACCCTCTACCTGGCAAGTGAGATCATCATCAGGGATATCAACATCAGAATCAACTTTGAATGCTCTTACCCTCTGGACATGAAAgtcagtctgaagacctccctaCAGCCTATGGTTAG TGCCTTGAACATCAGCTTGGGTGGGACAGGCAAGTTCACTGTGCAGATGGCACTGTTCCAGAACCCTACCTACACACAGCCCTACCAAGGTCCTTCTGTGATGCTCTCCACTGAGGCTTTTCTGTATGTGGGCACCATGCTGGATGGGGGTGACTTGTCCCGGTTTGTACTGCTAATGACCAACTGCTATGCCACACCCAGTAGCAACTCCACGGACCCTGTAAAATACTTCATTATCCAGGACAG ATGTCCACATACAGAAGATACAACCATTCAGGTGACAGAGAATGGCGAGTCCTCTCAGGCCCGGTTCTCTATTCAGATGTTCCGGTTTGCAGGAAACTCCGACCTTGTCTACCTTCACTGCGAGGTGTACCTGTGTGACACTATGAGTGAGCAGTGTAAACCT ACCTGTTCTGGTACTAGATATCGAAGTGGGAACTTCATAGATCAGACCCGTGTCCTGAACTTGGGTCCCATCACACGACAAG GTGTCCAGGCCTCAGTGTCCAAGGCTGCTTCCAGCAACTTGG GGTTCCTGAGCATCTGGCTGCTGCTGTTTCTCTCAGCTACTTTGACCCTGATGGTTCATtga